In the genome of Segnochrobactrum spirostomi, the window GCACCCTCGTTCTTCTGAAGGGCCGCGGCATCCTGGAGAAGCAGCTCGAGCCGCTCGGCGTCACCGTCTCGTGGGCGGAGTTTGCCGCCGGGCCGCAGATGCTGGAAGCGCTGAACGCGGGGGCGATCGACATCGGCCAGGCCGGCGAGGCGCCGCCGATCTTCGCCCAGGCGGCGAACCCCAACCTCGTCTACATCGCCAACGAGCCGCCGGCGCCGAAGGGCGAGGCGATCCTGGTGCCGCACGACAGCCCGCTGCAATCGGTCAAGGATCTGAAGGGCAAGACGGTCGGCCTCAACAAGGGCTCCAACGTCCACTTCCTGCTCGTCAAGGCGCTGGAGAAGTACGGCCTCGCCTACACCGACATCAAGACGGCGTTCCTGCCGCCGGCCGACGCCCGCGCCGCCTTCGAGCGCGGCTCGATCGACGCCTGGGCGATCTGGGACCCGTTCCAGGCCGCCGCCGAATATACGCTGAAGGCCCGCGCGCTGACGACCGCCGAAGGCATCGTGCCGAACTACCAGTTCTATCTCGGCGCGCGCGGCTTCGCCGAGGCGAACCCGAAGGTCATCGCGACGCTGCTCTCGGCGATCCGCGAGACCGACGACTGGATCCAGAAAGACACCGCGGCGGCGGCCGCACAGCTCGCCCCGACGACCGGCATTCCGGCGCCGATCCTCACCATCGCCCTCGCCCGCCAGAGCTTCGGCGTCGCGCCGCTGACGGACAAGGTGATCGCGGATCAGCAGAGCGTCGCCGACACGTTCTTCGGCCTCGGCCTGCTGCCGAAGAAGATCACCGTCGCCGACGCGGTGCTGCACCCGGCGCTCTGACGCGCCGGCGACGAGCGGCCGTCCCGATCAAGCCGGGGGGCGGTCCTCCGCGGGGGACAGACGGCCTCA includes:
- a CDS encoding sulfonate ABC transporter substrate-binding protein, translating into MTRITRRTALAGTAGLAAGLAAAFAIRPAFAAGGQVRIGYQKYGTLVLLKGRGILEKQLEPLGVTVSWAEFAAGPQMLEALNAGAIDIGQAGEAPPIFAQAANPNLVYIANEPPAPKGEAILVPHDSPLQSVKDLKGKTVGLNKGSNVHFLLVKALEKYGLAYTDIKTAFLPPADARAAFERGSIDAWAIWDPFQAAAEYTLKARALTTAEGIVPNYQFYLGARGFAEANPKVIATLLSAIRETDDWIQKDTAAAAAQLAPTTGIPAPILTIALARQSFGVAPLTDKVIADQQSVADTFFGLGLLPKKITVADAVLHPAL